In the genome of Fulvivirga maritima, one region contains:
- a CDS encoding PorP/SprF family type IX secretion system membrane protein, whose amino-acid sequence MILKYGLLFSMMLLLRVGSAQDPFFSQFYNAPLVLNPALTGISFGKIRANINYKNYLSDFDELRTYSFSADMSLMEADRNPDFAGVGLMVLQDDAGGYLTNTKMMFSYAYHNAIGREARHYIAMGLQVGIDRFSIDYSDLSTQSQWVPMQGYNAQLANGESFDTDASTALDFQVGALYYTFLPNDAVLFAGVAGFHLSEPDRSLMGQEAPLSRKYLVHGGGKFPVSNKLNVVPTMVYFYQNKMSVFNPGVSLEYQVFKANRYSGQKSTAISMGGWIRNTDACILGLSLEYGEFNAGISYDLILSSMSSVSRDGGLEISMSYNFNKKFKTRTKLITNPSPRL is encoded by the coding sequence ATGATACTTAAATATGGGCTGCTATTCAGCATGATGTTACTCCTGCGAGTTGGCAGTGCCCAAGATCCATTCTTCTCGCAGTTTTATAATGCTCCTTTGGTTTTGAACCCGGCACTTACAGGTATTTCTTTCGGGAAAATAAGGGCTAATATCAATTACAAAAATTATTTGAGTGATTTTGATGAGTTGCGTACCTACAGTTTTTCGGCAGATATGTCATTAATGGAGGCTGATCGAAATCCGGATTTTGCCGGAGTAGGATTGATGGTGCTACAAGATGATGCTGGCGGCTATTTAACCAATACAAAAATGATGTTTTCTTATGCATATCATAATGCTATTGGACGAGAGGCGAGGCATTATATTGCTATGGGATTACAGGTAGGGATAGATAGGTTTAGTATTGATTATAGTGATTTGTCTACTCAGAGTCAGTGGGTGCCTATGCAAGGGTATAATGCTCAGCTGGCCAACGGAGAGAGCTTTGATACTGATGCTTCTACAGCCTTGGATTTTCAGGTGGGAGCGTTATATTATACCTTTTTGCCTAATGATGCAGTGCTTTTTGCAGGTGTGGCTGGTTTCCATCTTTCGGAGCCAGATAGAAGCCTTATGGGGCAGGAAGCGCCCTTGTCCCGTAAATATCTGGTTCATGGTGGAGGTAAATTTCCTGTAAGTAATAAATTAAATGTGGTGCCTACCATGGTATATTTTTATCAGAATAAAATGAGTGTTTTTAACCCTGGTGTTTCTTTAGAATATCAGGTTTTTAAAGCTAATAGATATTCCGGGCAGAAAAGCACAGCCATATCTATGGGCGGCTGGATTAGGAATACTGATGCTTGTATACTAGGTTTAAGCTTGGAATATGGAGAATTTAATGCAGGAATTAGCTATGATCTAATCCTTTCTTCTATGAGTTCCGTATCAAGAGATGGAGGTTTAGAAATAAGCATGTCATATAATTTCAATAAAAAGTTTAAGACGCGTACAAAGTTGATTACCAATCCCAGTCCCAGGTTATAA
- a CDS encoding transglycosylase domain-containing protein encodes MAKAKRKKRSTKKKQNKLNFKFFFKIIAIGLIGVASLLALFYYAVKGGVFEELPNKQILSKIENNVATEIYSADSVILGRFYLQERTRTDFDDISPNVINALVATEDARFYEHNGVDNRSLLRVLFKTLLLMDRSSGGGSTITQQLAKNLFPRKDHGFLSIPVSKIKEAITARRLEEIYNKKQILTMYLNTVPFGDNVYGIEMASKRFFNKKAKYLKPQEAAVLVGMLKANYTYNPRLYPENSLKRRNVVLHQMLKYNYLDQQKYDLLKEKPLGLNYTRITHNTGTATYFREYLRKELEKWCEKNTKPDGTPYNLYTDGLKIYTTINSSIQKYAEAATASHMKDLQQIFNKHWNTGNPWNKQKSLLMTALHASNRYKALKKKGFKENEIIDSLSKPIPMKLFSWSGDKETKMSPIDSIKHNLTMLQSGTMAMSPDNGDILAWVGGIDYEFYKYDHVNINTKRQVGSTFKPFVYAAALESGVDPCDYISGEKTTYTNLSDWSPGNASADEYDKKYTFKGALAHSVNTVSVKVLEEAGIENTIELAHHAGISSELPEVPSIALGTADVSLMEMVSAYCTFANGGHAVKPRYITSITDSRGNVLERVKEEKKQKASDDQRNGHDDELATTVCSK; translated from the coding sequence ATGGCGAAGGCAAAAAGAAAGAAAAGGTCAACTAAAAAAAAACAGAACAAACTCAACTTTAAATTTTTCTTTAAAATAATAGCCATAGGCCTAATAGGCGTAGCATCGCTATTGGCTCTTTTTTATTATGCTGTAAAAGGTGGTGTGTTCGAAGAACTGCCTAACAAGCAGATACTCAGCAAAATTGAGAACAATGTAGCTACTGAAATCTACAGTGCTGATTCGGTCATACTTGGGCGCTTCTATTTACAGGAGCGTACCAGAACCGACTTTGATGATATTTCGCCTAATGTAATTAATGCCTTAGTAGCTACTGAAGATGCCCGTTTTTATGAACATAATGGTGTAGACAATCGCAGTTTATTAAGGGTGCTGTTTAAAACATTGCTTCTGATGGATCGTAGTTCTGGCGGCGGAAGCACCATTACCCAGCAGCTGGCTAAAAACCTGTTTCCCAGGAAAGATCATGGCTTTCTTAGTATCCCTGTAAGTAAAATAAAAGAAGCCATTACAGCCAGGCGACTAGAAGAGATCTACAATAAAAAACAGATCCTGACCATGTACCTGAATACCGTGCCTTTTGGCGATAACGTGTATGGTATAGAGATGGCCAGTAAAAGGTTTTTTAATAAAAAGGCTAAGTATCTAAAGCCACAGGAAGCTGCGGTATTAGTAGGTATGCTTAAAGCGAATTATACTTACAACCCGAGATTGTACCCGGAAAACTCGCTCAAAAGGCGTAATGTGGTACTGCATCAAATGCTTAAGTATAACTACCTCGATCAGCAGAAATATGACTTGTTAAAAGAAAAACCCTTAGGACTTAACTATACCAGAATAACTCATAACACCGGTACAGCTACTTACTTTAGAGAGTACCTCAGAAAAGAATTAGAAAAGTGGTGTGAGAAAAACACCAAGCCCGATGGCACACCTTATAATCTATATACTGATGGACTGAAGATTTATACCACCATCAATTCTTCTATCCAAAAGTACGCAGAAGCGGCTACTGCTAGTCATATGAAAGATCTGCAGCAGATCTTCAACAAGCATTGGAACACTGGCAACCCATGGAATAAGCAAAAATCATTATTGATGACAGCTCTTCATGCTTCAAATCGTTATAAGGCGCTCAAGAAGAAAGGGTTTAAAGAAAACGAAATTATTGACAGCCTTAGTAAGCCTATCCCAATGAAACTCTTTAGTTGGAGTGGGGATAAAGAAACCAAAATGTCACCTATTGATTCTATAAAACATAACCTCACCATGCTGCAAAGTGGTACCATGGCTATGAGTCCTGACAATGGAGACATACTCGCCTGGGTAGGAGGCATAGACTATGAATTCTATAAGTATGATCATGTAAACATCAATACCAAAAGACAAGTGGGTTCTACTTTTAAACCTTTTGTCTATGCCGCTGCGCTAGAATCAGGTGTAGATCCTTGTGATTATATTTCTGGCGAAAAGACCACTTACACCAACCTTTCTGATTGGTCCCCTGGTAATGCCAGTGCTGATGAATATGATAAGAAATACACCTTTAAAGGCGCCTTAGCGCATTCTGTAAATACAGTAAGTGTAAAAGTATTAGAAGAAGCAGGTATAGAAAACACTATAGAGCTAGCCCACCATGCTGGTATAAGTAGCGAATTACCAGAAGTGCCTTCCATAGCACTCGGTACGGCTGATGTGTCTCTCATGGAGATGGTAAGTGCCTACTGCACCTTTGCTAACGGAGGTCATGCAGTAAAGCCAAGATATATCACTTCCATTACTGATAGCCGTGGCAATGTATTAGAAAGGGTAAAAGAAGAAAAAAAGCAAAAGGCGAGTGATGACCAAAGAAACGGCCATGATGATGAACTCGCTACTACAGTCTGTAGTAAATGA
- a CDS encoding LacI family DNA-binding transcriptional regulator, protein MGVTLKDIAFTLGLSPSTVSRALNDHPDINEQTRKSVKQLAKKMNYQVNKMASGLRTRKTYAIGVIVPKIASHFFSSVLSGIQKVAGSNDYQVYICQTNESTKQEIKYISSLMAGSVDGILVSLAKGSKNLKHIKQIIDGDMPLVLFDRTSDQFKVPKIEAEDFKGAYRAVTHLIEIGCKKIAHLAGPDNLGASHNRLLGYKQALIDNKIPVDEKLIIPCDFDPEKGREAVRSLISGPIDIDGIFSVNDEIGVEVILALQAMGIKVPEQVAVVGFGDFPICEIVMPHLSSVMHNPYRIGYEAAECLFDQINSSQKGKNFRHIIPSQLVIRDSSRRS, encoded by the coding sequence ATGGGAGTAACATTAAAAGATATAGCCTTCACTCTGGGTTTATCACCTTCAACGGTTTCACGAGCACTAAACGATCACCCTGATATTAATGAGCAGACCCGGAAATCGGTTAAGCAGCTCGCTAAGAAGATGAACTACCAGGTGAACAAAATGGCTAGTGGGCTTCGTACCCGTAAAACTTATGCTATTGGAGTTATTGTCCCGAAAATAGCGAGCCATTTCTTTTCTTCGGTATTAAGTGGTATTCAGAAAGTGGCTGGTAGTAATGACTATCAGGTGTATATCTGTCAGACTAACGAATCTACCAAACAGGAGATAAAATACATTTCGTCTTTGATGGCTGGTAGTGTAGATGGTATTTTGGTGTCATTAGCTAAAGGCAGTAAAAATCTAAAGCATATAAAGCAAATAATTGATGGTGACATGCCATTGGTGCTTTTTGATAGAACCAGTGATCAATTTAAAGTACCTAAAATTGAGGCCGAAGATTTTAAAGGAGCCTATAGAGCGGTTACACACTTAATAGAAATAGGTTGTAAGAAAATTGCTCACCTGGCCGGTCCTGATAACTTGGGAGCAAGCCATAACAGACTTTTAGGTTATAAGCAGGCTTTGATAGATAATAAAATACCTGTAGATGAAAAGCTGATCATTCCGTGTGATTTTGATCCTGAAAAGGGAAGAGAAGCGGTGAGAAGTCTTATTTCAGGCCCTATTGATATTGATGGAATATTTTCTGTTAATGATGAGATTGGGGTAGAAGTAATTCTGGCACTTCAGGCTATGGGCATAAAAGTGCCGGAACAAGTGGCGGTAGTAGGATTTGGTGATTTCCCAATTTGCGAAATTGTAATGCCTCACTTGAGCTCTGTAATGCATAACCCTTATAGAATAGGATATGAGGCTGCAGAATGCCTTTTCGATCAGATCAATTCATCGCAAAAAGGTAAAAACTTCAGACATATTATACCTTCACAACTCGTTATTAGAGATTCATCCAGAAGGTCTTAA
- a CDS encoding penicillin-binding transpeptidase domain-containing protein codes for MTKETAMMMNSLLQSVVNDGTAGRYRWKYKMTNELAGKTGTTQSNADGWFIGYNPEIVIGTWVGADNPGIHFNSTGLGSGASMALPIVAKLLDKIQDDKKLRPMGYAKFSPLPDRLARYLDCEAEKEDKQFMEWLFGKKKKDDEENTAAFGEENEEEEEKKNIFDKIGNIFKKKKKD; via the coding sequence ATGACCAAAGAAACGGCCATGATGATGAACTCGCTACTACAGTCTGTAGTAAATGATGGAACAGCCGGAAGATATAGATGGAAGTATAAAATGACCAATGAGCTGGCGGGCAAAACCGGCACCACGCAATCTAATGCTGACGGCTGGTTTATAGGCTATAATCCTGAAATAGTAATTGGCACCTGGGTGGGAGCAGATAACCCTGGCATTCACTTTAACAGTACTGGTCTGGGCTCTGGCGCCAGCATGGCCTTACCTATAGTAGCCAAGTTGCTGGATAAAATCCAAGATGACAAAAAACTAAGGCCTATGGGCTATGCTAAGTTTAGTCCGCTGCCAGACAGACTTGCCAGGTACCTGGACTGTGAAGCTGAAAAAGAAGATAAGCAGTTTATGGAATGGCTCTTCGGTAAAAAGAAAAAAGATGACGAAGAAAACACAGCTGCCTTTGGAGAAGAAAACGAAGAAGAGGAAGAGAAGAAGAATATCTTTGATAAGATAGGCAATATCTTCAAGAAGAAGAAAAAGGATTAA
- a CDS encoding YfiR family protein — translation MQVCIMPVIVFSFLSFSSVPDINAKVKAIFLYNFSKYIEWPPEQTSGNFKIVIFGSYPALEAELHQMARQKTRGAQKFEISVYDDLKEISDCHILYIAESKNNEISKVIDQFKGRSNLIVTDKEGALKKGAGINFYYEHNKQKFELSTINLSKHQLTPSDQLKLLAKVVD, via the coding sequence ATGCAGGTGTGTATTATGCCTGTTATCGTATTTTCTTTTCTGAGTTTTTCATCGGTGCCAGACATTAATGCAAAAGTAAAGGCTATTTTTCTGTATAACTTCTCTAAATATATAGAATGGCCGCCAGAGCAGACTTCAGGAAACTTTAAGATTGTAATATTCGGCTCATACCCTGCTTTAGAAGCTGAGCTACACCAGATGGCAAGGCAAAAAACCAGGGGTGCCCAAAAGTTTGAAATTTCGGTGTATGATGACTTGAAAGAAATATCAGATTGTCATATTTTATATATTGCCGAATCTAAAAACAATGAAATTAGTAAGGTGATAGATCAGTTCAAAGGACGTAGTAACTTGATCGTCACTGATAAAGAAGGTGCTTTGAAAAAAGGAGCAGGCATTAATTTTTATTATGAGCATAATAAGCAAAAATTTGAGCTTAGCACTATTAATTTATCTAAGCATCAGTTAACGCCTAGTGATCAATTAAAACTGCTGGCTAAAGTGGTAGATTAA
- the egtD gene encoding L-histidine N(alpha)-methyltransferase: MNKQFAKDVLEGLNATPKRLSSQYFYDEKGDALFQKIMNLDEYYLTRSEFEIIESNKEGMLRIFKGDDEAFNLIEFGAGDGYKTKVLLNSFLQAGADFSYIPIDISANVLSLLSGSLKKELPALKVQPMEGEYFSVLKTLKSTKAKNVVLFLGSNIGNFRHEQAIEFLQELYGSLKKGDLVMIGFDLKKDPDVIISAYNDKEGTTRAFNLNLLHRINNELGGNFDVSKFKHWPTYDPYTGTTTSYLVSTQKQKVEIMDQAIEFDEWESVHMEISQKYNVKDVESMASRVGFTIRNNFYDSNGYFLNSIWKK, encoded by the coding sequence ATGAATAAACAATTTGCAAAAGACGTGTTGGAAGGATTAAATGCCACCCCTAAAAGGCTTTCTTCTCAATATTTTTATGATGAAAAAGGAGATGCACTTTTTCAGAAAATAATGAATTTGGATGAGTACTACCTTACCAGAAGTGAATTTGAAATAATAGAAAGTAATAAAGAGGGCATGCTTCGAATTTTCAAAGGCGATGATGAAGCCTTTAATCTAATAGAATTTGGAGCGGGAGATGGTTATAAGACCAAGGTGCTGTTGAATAGTTTTTTGCAAGCAGGTGCAGATTTTAGTTATATTCCTATTGATATTTCTGCTAATGTTTTGTCATTGCTATCAGGATCATTAAAAAAGGAGCTTCCGGCTTTAAAGGTTCAGCCTATGGAGGGAGAGTATTTTTCTGTATTGAAAACGCTTAAAAGCACTAAAGCCAAAAATGTAGTGCTATTTCTGGGATCTAATATTGGTAACTTCAGACATGAGCAGGCTATCGAATTCTTACAGGAATTATACGGGTCGTTGAAAAAAGGTGATCTGGTAATGATAGGCTTTGACTTGAAAAAAGATCCGGATGTTATTATTAGTGCATATAATGATAAGGAAGGAACTACAAGAGCATTTAACCTTAATTTATTACATAGAATTAACAACGAGCTAGGTGGTAATTTCGATGTTTCTAAATTTAAACATTGGCCTACTTATGATCCTTATACTGGCACCACCACCAGTTATTTGGTGAGTACACAAAAGCAAAAGGTAGAGATAATGGATCAGGCTATTGAGTTTGATGAATGGGAGTCAGTGCATATGGAAATATCACAGAAGTATAATGTGAAAGATGTAGAAAGCATGGCTTCCCGCGTAGGATTTACTATCCGTAATAATTTCTATGACAGCAATGGTTATTTTTTAAATTCTATTTGGAAAAAATAG
- a CDS encoding gliding motility-associated C-terminal domain-containing protein, with protein MKWYCTITFLLYCNLLITTSSVGKNKLVYDLAGALLVTPAESSTHYTSKRITLLADSAGGNQTLCEVDYTYLNASSESEGVWSTSSSANIVDPNDPKTLVTNLIPGNNYTFTWTAGGITADIEVEVRKQLATPSISAKTNTVVCEGTSVRLEAQGAPPGGSYKWFRNGKLSISSDDNWIYISSPTENDKYEVVAMYRDSVCESDRSDSLFVTIHAKPDKPTIDASDSIACEDSIIQLAADSQNEDVYQWSRNSIITNLQGPVIEIDQPHESGDYQLAVINSNGCVSDKSNVESILIQNKPSPAQAEDSILLCNQTSTSVTATAPQYGEGIWSVVSGPAQIQHSSDSSAFVSGLQENAQDTLSWTVSNGVCPHNVANLIITTRKTPNQVSVGDNLELCNETEVQLEATPPGEGQHGGWVKLSGTGTFNDTTLYNARISALMPGDNVELEWTIYNECGSSSDTLKIINEEQPEEADAGDDIQVCELSEVQLNASGGNGKWSVSNNTAVLDQPTQHITTLHSLPYETTIATWTVDTHICPSSSDSVNIIRDRTPKEFNAGADVLFCNGETSSRLDADEPDVGTGQWTVSFGSGIVIDTTSPTSEINNLSTGETILEWSVKNGVCVEKDSIKILVYQFPELASDNYTICEGETASLEVIGGDNYVWSPSESLSASDIAKPEASPELTTNYQVVVGNGECGSDTLLLLVNVNDKPEMEVSPDSTISLGMIIGLKASGAEFYHWQPEEGISFPDEARIEVNPQMSTLYTVIGTNELGCSAEASVMITVNERHEVFVPDLFSPNGDDINDYLKVNALGVSSLEFKVYNRQGKEVFSTNDADHGWDGRWKGATLMSDVYLYTVKATTVEGNTISKKGTVRLVR; from the coding sequence ATGAAATGGTACTGTACCATCACATTTTTATTGTATTGTAATTTGCTAATTACCACCTCATCCGTTGGGAAGAATAAACTTGTCTATGACCTAGCAGGTGCCCTCTTAGTAACTCCAGCAGAAAGCTCTACGCATTATACTTCAAAGCGAATAACCTTACTGGCCGATAGTGCTGGTGGTAATCAAACCCTTTGTGAAGTAGATTATACCTATTTGAATGCATCTTCTGAATCTGAAGGAGTATGGTCTACCAGTAGTTCTGCGAACATTGTTGATCCTAACGATCCTAAGACCCTTGTCACTAATCTTATTCCTGGCAATAACTATACTTTTACCTGGACTGCCGGAGGTATCACAGCAGATATAGAGGTGGAGGTGCGTAAACAGCTGGCCACACCTAGCATTAGTGCAAAGACTAATACTGTAGTCTGTGAAGGTACATCAGTAAGGTTAGAAGCTCAAGGGGCTCCTCCCGGAGGTAGCTATAAGTGGTTTAGAAATGGAAAATTATCTATTTCCAGTGATGATAATTGGATTTACATATCTAGTCCTACAGAGAACGACAAATATGAAGTGGTGGCAATGTATAGAGATAGTGTTTGTGAAAGTGATAGAAGTGATAGCTTGTTTGTTACTATTCATGCTAAACCAGATAAGCCTACAATTGATGCTAGTGACTCTATCGCATGCGAAGATAGTATTATCCAACTTGCTGCTGATTCTCAAAATGAAGATGTTTACCAATGGTCGCGAAATAGTATTATAACTAACCTTCAAGGACCGGTAATTGAAATTGATCAGCCTCATGAAAGTGGAGATTATCAATTGGCTGTAATAAATTCAAATGGCTGTGTTAGTGATAAAAGCAATGTTGAAAGCATTTTAATTCAAAATAAACCATCTCCAGCTCAAGCGGAAGATAGTATATTATTATGTAATCAGACATCGACTTCAGTTACAGCTACAGCTCCTCAATATGGTGAAGGAATATGGTCTGTGGTATCAGGCCCAGCTCAAATTCAACATTCTTCTGATTCAAGTGCTTTTGTTTCAGGCCTTCAGGAAAATGCTCAAGATACCTTATCATGGACCGTAAGCAACGGTGTGTGCCCACATAATGTAGCCAATTTAATAATTACTACCAGAAAGACACCGAATCAGGTGAGTGTAGGTGATAATTTGGAGCTTTGTAATGAAACAGAGGTACAGTTAGAGGCAACTCCTCCAGGTGAAGGACAGCATGGTGGATGGGTGAAATTATCAGGGACAGGTACTTTTAATGATACTACTTTATACAATGCCAGAATTTCGGCACTTATGCCGGGAGATAATGTGGAGTTAGAATGGACTATTTATAATGAATGTGGTAGTAGCAGCGATACGTTGAAGATAATTAATGAAGAGCAACCAGAAGAGGCTGATGCAGGTGATGATATTCAAGTTTGTGAATTAAGTGAGGTGCAATTAAATGCATCGGGTGGAAACGGTAAGTGGTCGGTTAGTAACAATACGGCCGTGCTAGATCAGCCTACTCAGCACATTACCACACTTCATTCTTTGCCATACGAAACCACAATAGCTACCTGGACAGTGGATACTCATATTTGCCCTTCTTCATCTGACTCTGTCAATATTATCCGAGATAGAACCCCTAAGGAATTTAATGCTGGTGCAGATGTGCTTTTCTGTAATGGTGAAACTTCATCGCGTTTAGATGCAGATGAGCCGGATGTTGGAACAGGGCAGTGGACGGTATCATTTGGATCGGGTATTGTTATAGATACAACTTCTCCTACTTCTGAAATTAATAACCTAAGTACAGGAGAAACCATATTAGAATGGTCTGTTAAAAATGGAGTTTGTGTAGAAAAGGATAGTATTAAAATACTGGTTTATCAGTTTCCAGAATTGGCAAGTGATAATTATACCATCTGTGAAGGAGAAACAGCTTCATTAGAGGTGATTGGAGGTGATAATTATGTTTGGTCACCTTCGGAATCATTAAGTGCCTCGGATATTGCTAAGCCGGAAGCTAGCCCAGAGCTAACCACAAATTATCAGGTGGTAGTAGGTAATGGGGAATGCGGTTCAGACACCTTGTTGCTATTGGTAAATGTCAATGATAAACCTGAAATGGAGGTGTCTCCTGATTCTACAATATCATTGGGTATGATCATAGGTTTGAAGGCCTCGGGTGCTGAATTTTATCATTGGCAGCCTGAAGAAGGAATTAGCTTTCCTGATGAAGCTCGTATTGAGGTAAATCCACAAATGAGTACACTTTACACCGTAATCGGTACTAATGAGCTTGGGTGTAGTGCAGAGGCATCAGTAATGATAACCGTAAATGAGCGTCATGAGGTTTTTGTGCCTGATCTGTTTTCGCCTAATGGCGATGACATTAATGATTACCTCAAAGTCAACGCCCTTGGCGTATCAAGCCTGGAATTTAAAGTGTACAACAGGCAGGGAAAAGAGGTGTTTTCTACTAATGACGCAGATCATGGGTGGGATGGCCGCTGGAAAGGAGCAACCCTTATGAGTGATGTCTACTTATATACGGTTAAGGCTACTACGGTAGAGGGGAATACCATCTCTAAAAAGGGAACGGTGAGGTTGGTGAGATGA